The following are encoded together in the Malaya genurostris strain Urasoe2022 chromosome 3, Malgen_1.1, whole genome shotgun sequence genome:
- the LOC131436134 gene encoding uncharacterized protein LOC131436134 — protein MFSVVQTRKGRKFKPQLTVVPTTWVGNNCVFWPPNSLVSLSRDASSRPGQTWNAGKAKILASEETYEAAESMMTELEKLTDSEEAEVMETRYALPKKKDKFSTKCYQLIDEISECDIKNCTVSSEIPKLDPTYTLVANTLDSMQSISSAPMVTSSSTVVANLTGTIPVTEANIEGGVLSNGHQMPCKTDDEMCTYIQLDDGRSHERIGKNSYPA, from the exons atgttttccgtAGTTCAAACGCGTAAGGGAAGAAAATTTAAACCGCAATTAACTGTTGTGCCAACTACGTGGGTAGGCAATAACTGTGTTTTCTGGCCACCAAATTCGCTTGTCTCTTTATCGAGAGATGCTTCATCCAGGCCAGGCCAGACATGGAATGCTGGCAAAGCAAAAATTTTGGCAAGTGAAGAAACGTATGAGGCGGCCGAATCGATGATGACTGAATTAGAAAAACTCACTGATTCGGAGGAAGCGGAAGTAATGGAAACCCGCTATGCTTTACCCAAAAAGAAagataaattttcaacaaaatgttatcaactaattgatgag ATATCTGAGTGTGATATTAAAAACTGTACTGTGTCGTCGGAAATTCCAAAGTTAGACCCCACATATACTCTAGTCGCCAACACATTAGATTCAATGCAATCGATATCATCTGCTCCAATGGTTACTTCTTCGAGCACTGTTGTTGCCAATCTCACTGGAACGATCCCGGTAACGGAAGCTAATATTGAAGGTGGAGTACTGAGTAATGGCCATCAAATGCCTTGCAAAACTGACGATGAAATGTGCACGTATATACAGCTGGATGATGGAAGATCCCATGAACGAATTGGCAAAAATTCATACCCGGCTTAA